The following proteins come from a genomic window of Pseudomonas hygromyciniae:
- a CDS encoding response regulator transcription factor, producing the protein MNTVFIIDDHPVIRLAIRMLLEHEGYKVVGETDNGCDAIQMVRECLPDLIILDISIPKLDGLEVLCRFNAMSTPMKTLILTAQSPTLFATRCMRSGADGYVCKKGDLSELLSAIRAVLSGYNYFPSQALNTAGAELGENEELVLFKSVNDRELMVLQLFAQGRTNKEIAKGMFLSNKTVSTYKKRLMQKLKAKSLVELIEMAKRNALV; encoded by the coding sequence ATGAATACAGTTTTTATTATTGACGACCACCCGGTTATTCGACTTGCAATCCGAATGTTGCTGGAACACGAAGGTTACAAAGTAGTCGGTGAAACAGATAACGGTTGCGACGCAATACAAATGGTCCGCGAATGCCTTCCAGACCTCATCATACTTGATATCAGTATTCCCAAGCTCGACGGTCTGGAGGTCCTCTGCAGGTTCAACGCTATGAGTACGCCAATGAAAACCCTGATTCTGACGGCCCAATCTCCGACACTTTTTGCCACACGCTGCATGCGTTCAGGTGCCGACGGCTATGTCTGCAAAAAAGGTGACTTAAGCGAACTGCTAAGTGCCATCAGAGCTGTACTTTCAGGTTACAACTATTTCCCAAGTCAGGCCTTGAATACTGCTGGCGCCGAGCTGGGTGAAAACGAAGAATTGGTTCTTTTCAAATCAGTCAATGACCGAGAACTTATGGTCTTACAACTTTTCGCGCAAGGTCGCACAAACAAGGAAATTGCCAAAGGCATGTTCCTCAGCAACAAAACTGTCAGCACTTATAAAAAACGATTGATGCAAAAACTCAAAGCCAAGTCTTTGGTAGAACTTATCGAGATGGCAAAACGCAACGCGTTAGTGTGA
- a CDS encoding phage holin family protein: MAIGETGSSSGPSSTSRRLGAAVLGLLHSHVELFGIELQEQKARTVSLLLFAGLALVFALLLLVGLSALVMILVWDTYRLTGIISLCVFYVLAAAFCGLRLKAAVFDESTPFHATLEELANDRERLLP; this comes from the coding sequence ATGGCTATCGGCGAAACCGGCTCGTCCTCGGGCCCAAGCTCCACATCGCGGCGCCTCGGCGCAGCTGTCCTGGGCTTGCTGCACAGCCATGTCGAGCTGTTCGGCATCGAGTTACAGGAACAGAAGGCACGCACCGTCAGCCTGCTGCTGTTTGCCGGCCTGGCGCTGGTGTTCGCCCTGTTGCTGCTGGTGGGGTTATCGGCGCTGGTCATGATCCTCGTCTGGGACACCTATCGCCTCACCGGGATCATCAGCCTTTGCGTGTTTTACGTACTGGCCGCAGCGTTCTGCGGGCTGCGGTTGAAGGCGGCGGTGTTTGATGAATCCACGCCTTTCCACGCCACCCTCGAAGAGTTGGCCAACGACCGGGAGCGCCTGCTGCCATGA
- a CDS encoding ammonium transporter, translating into MENVQSAVDTLVHSSNTLFILIGAVMVLAMHAGFAFLEVGTVRQKNQVNALSKVLSDFAVSTLAYFFIGYWISYGVSFMQPAAVLSADHGYGLVKFFFLLTFAAAIPAIISGGIAERARFVPQLCATALIVAFIYPFFEGMVWNGNFGLQAWLLASFGAAFHDFAGSVVVHAMGGWLALAAVLLLGPRQGRYREGRLVAFAPSSIPFLALGSWILIVGWFGFNVMSAQTLSGVSGLVAVNSLMAMVGGTVAALVIGRNDPGFLHNGPLAGLVAICAGSDLMHPVGALVTGVVAGGLFVWCFIAAQARWKIDDVLGVWPLHGLCGVWGGIACGIFGQSALGGLGGVSLISQLIGTALGVVVALAGGLLVYGVLKRLCGLRLSQEEEYYGADLSIHKIGAVSQD; encoded by the coding sequence ATGGAAAATGTGCAAAGCGCGGTGGACACCCTGGTCCACAGCTCCAATACGCTGTTTATTCTGATCGGCGCGGTGATGGTCCTGGCAATGCATGCCGGCTTCGCGTTTCTGGAAGTCGGGACGGTGCGGCAGAAGAACCAAGTCAACGCGTTGTCGAAAGTCCTCAGTGATTTTGCAGTTTCGACCCTGGCCTATTTCTTTATAGGCTATTGGATCTCCTACGGGGTCAGCTTTATGCAGCCGGCCGCGGTGCTCAGTGCCGACCACGGCTATGGTCTGGTGAAGTTCTTTTTCCTGCTGACCTTCGCGGCAGCCATCCCGGCGATCATCTCCGGGGGCATTGCCGAGCGTGCACGCTTTGTTCCTCAGCTGTGTGCCACCGCGTTGATCGTGGCGTTCATCTACCCTTTTTTCGAGGGCATGGTGTGGAATGGCAACTTCGGTCTGCAAGCCTGGTTGCTGGCGAGCTTTGGCGCAGCGTTCCATGACTTTGCCGGCTCCGTGGTGGTCCACGCCATGGGCGGCTGGCTGGCGCTGGCGGCGGTGTTGCTGCTGGGTCCGCGCCAGGGCCGCTATCGCGAGGGGCGCCTGGTGGCGTTCGCGCCTTCGAGCATTCCGTTCCTGGCGCTGGGCTCGTGGATATTGATCGTCGGCTGGTTCGGTTTCAACGTAATGAGCGCGCAGACCCTGTCCGGGGTGAGCGGGTTGGTGGCGGTCAACTCGTTGATGGCCATGGTCGGCGGTACGGTCGCAGCACTGGTGATCGGGCGTAACGACCCGGGCTTCTTGCACAATGGTCCGTTGGCCGGGCTGGTGGCGATTTGTGCGGGTTCCGACCTGATGCATCCGGTCGGCGCGTTGGTTACCGGTGTGGTGGCCGGTGGCTTGTTCGTGTGGTGCTTTATCGCCGCCCAGGCTCGCTGGAAGATCGATGATGTGCTGGGTGTGTGGCCGCTGCATGGTTTGTGCGGTGTGTGGGGTGGGATTGCCTGCGGGATCTTCGGTCAGAGCGCCTTGGGTGGGCTGGGCGGTGTGAGTCTGATCAGCCAGTTGATCGGCACAGCCCTGGGGGTTGTGGTGGCCCTGGCTGGCGGATTGTTGGTGTACGGCGTGCTCAAGCGCCTGTGCGGCCTGCGCTTGAGCCAGGAAGAGGAGTACTACGGCGCGGATTTGTCGATCCATAAGATTGGCGCAGTCAGTCAGGATTGA
- a CDS encoding EAL domain-containing protein, with the protein MIDGQPLACFQPFIDTATGRIAGVEALGRLLQADGQLHSVGPLFADARTPTSALRRLDRKIRDNALSRLHEVPEDWFLSLNISPRWITLLRPGQALPSLKQLQAHDVDPKRIVFEITELGGDSRRLAEVVSRYREAGARIAIDDFGAGYSQLDRVLALRPDILKLDMRLFQAAALGGPSGEVVRALAQMAEKTGCWIIAEGVETEAQLSFALECGARYVQGYLFAQAQLDWFAADAFVPRFAVLRQAYVQQKLTERGRIMLLRQQLIELMQILQGWALAQAPLSRLPWLPGFPRLLRFYQCDRHGTQLTPNFEWRQDAWQADSRYLGHNWSWRPYFYHLLAEGWEERRLILSSTYRDATTNQYCLTAGQFFDNGQRLLLIDIDAAGL; encoded by the coding sequence GTGATTGACGGGCAACCGCTCGCCTGTTTCCAACCCTTTATCGACACCGCTACCGGCCGCATCGCCGGGGTGGAAGCATTGGGCCGCCTGCTGCAGGCAGATGGCCAACTGCACTCGGTCGGCCCGTTGTTCGCCGACGCTCGCACGCCCACCTCGGCGTTGCGGCGCCTGGACCGCAAGATCCGCGACAACGCCCTGAGCCGCCTGCATGAAGTGCCTGAAGACTGGTTCCTGAGCCTTAACATTTCGCCACGCTGGATCACCCTGCTGCGACCAGGGCAAGCACTGCCCAGCCTGAAGCAGTTGCAGGCCCATGACGTCGATCCAAAGCGCATCGTGTTTGAGATCACCGAACTGGGAGGCGACAGCCGGCGTCTGGCAGAAGTCGTATCCCGCTACCGTGAGGCCGGTGCACGCATTGCCATCGATGATTTTGGTGCCGGGTACTCACAACTGGATCGGGTCCTGGCCTTGCGCCCGGACATCCTCAAGCTGGATATGCGCCTATTCCAGGCCGCCGCGTTGGGCGGCCCGAGCGGTGAGGTGGTGCGCGCCCTGGCGCAGATGGCGGAAAAAACCGGCTGCTGGATCATTGCCGAAGGCGTGGAAACCGAGGCGCAACTCAGTTTTGCCCTTGAATGTGGGGCACGTTATGTCCAGGGCTACCTGTTTGCCCAGGCGCAGCTGGACTGGTTCGCTGCCGATGCATTCGTCCCGCGTTTCGCCGTACTGCGCCAGGCTTACGTCCAGCAGAAATTGACCGAGCGTGGGCGAATCATGCTGCTGCGCCAGCAACTGATCGAACTGATGCAGATCCTGCAAGGCTGGGCGCTGGCCCAGGCGCCACTCAGCCGGCTGCCATGGCTGCCGGGTTTTCCCAGGTTATTGCGGTTTTATCAGTGCGATCGCCACGGCACCCAACTGACCCCAAACTTCGAATGGCGCCAGGATGCCTGGCAAGCCGACAGCCGCTACCTGGGCCACAACTGGTCATGGCGACCTTACTTCTATCATCTGTTGGCCGAGGGCTGGGAGGAACGCCGCCTGATTCTGTCCAGCACCTACCGCGATGCCACGACCAATCAATACTGCCTGACAGCAGGACAATTCTTCGATAACGGTCAGCGCTTGCTGTTAATCGATATTGACGCTGCCGGCCTGTAG
- the mobA gene encoding molybdenum cofactor guanylyltransferase MobA — protein sequence MPFNSSPLPCSILLLAGGRGQRMGGLDKGLLDWHGQPLIAHLHQQVRPLTDDLIISCNRNQAQYATYGDQLVSDDSPDFPGPLAGIRAGLAAARHEHLLVLPCDMPHIDGQLLADLLETARQHPQVPVMIRHGTFWEPLLCVIPTRLRDAVEDAWQAAERSPRQILLKLGAQALDCAENDPRLANLNTPELLRQRPGVSE from the coding sequence ATGCCATTCAATTCTTCGCCTCTGCCCTGCTCGATCCTCTTGCTGGCCGGCGGTCGCGGCCAGCGCATGGGCGGGCTGGACAAGGGCCTGCTCGACTGGCACGGGCAACCGCTGATTGCCCACCTGCACCAACAGGTGCGACCGTTGACCGATGACCTGATCATTTCCTGCAACCGCAACCAGGCGCAGTACGCCACCTATGGCGACCAGTTGGTAAGCGACGACAGTCCGGATTTCCCGGGCCCCTTGGCCGGCATCCGTGCCGGGCTGGCCGCCGCACGCCATGAACACCTATTGGTATTGCCCTGTGATATGCCGCACATCGACGGACAGTTGCTGGCAGACCTGCTCGAAACCGCCCGACAACACCCACAGGTGCCGGTAATGATCCGGCATGGCACGTTCTGGGAACCTCTGCTCTGCGTCATACCGACGCGCCTGCGCGACGCGGTGGAAGACGCCTGGCAGGCTGCAGAGCGCAGCCCACGCCAGATCCTGCTGAAACTGGGGGCTCAGGCGCTCGATTGCGCAGAAAACGACCCGCGCCTGGCAAACCTCAATACACCAGAGTTGTTGCGCCAACGCCCCGGCGTGTCAGAATGA
- a CDS encoding YgdI/YgdR family lipoprotein: MTQRTIAALMLALGLATLAGCASPTVITLNDGREIQAVDTPKFDQDSGFYEFEQLDGKRTRINKDQVRTVKDL, from the coding sequence ATGACCCAACGGACCATCGCCGCTCTCATGCTTGCACTGGGCCTCGCTACCCTCGCTGGTTGCGCCTCGCCAACAGTGATCACCCTGAATGACGGTCGCGAAATCCAGGCTGTCGACACCCCTAAATTCGATCAGGATTCGGGCTTCTACGAATTCGAACAACTGGATGGCAAGCGTACCCGCATCAACAAGGATCAGGTTCGCACGGTTAAAGACTTGTAA
- a CDS encoding DUF883 family protein — MARKTAKTAQEILMEDFQTLVSDTEKLLDDTAILAGDQADELRSKIHDSLLQARETLKLTEDSLRERGKAAVTATEDYVQANPWQSVGIAAGVGFLIGLLATRR, encoded by the coding sequence ATGGCCAGAAAAACGGCAAAGACTGCTCAAGAGATACTGATGGAAGATTTCCAGACCCTGGTCAGCGATACCGAAAAGCTGCTGGACGACACCGCGATTCTGGCCGGTGACCAGGCTGATGAACTGCGTTCGAAGATCCACGACAGCCTGTTGCAGGCCCGGGAAACCCTGAAGCTGACCGAAGATTCCCTGCGCGAACGCGGCAAGGCGGCAGTCACCGCCACTGAAGACTACGTACAGGCCAACCCGTGGCAATCCGTAGGCATCGCCGCCGGCGTGGGCTTCCTGATCGGTCTTCTGGCTACAAGGCGCTAA
- a CDS encoding response regulator transcription factor, which translates to MPERQLRILLVEDHPFQLLAMQCLLKSFGFNQLTPAENAEQAIKLMRATEAPFDVMLCDQCLPDLTGLELVEIASHAGFVKSAVLLSGLPALELEYLKTLAIQRNLRLLGYLTKPLNKEAWIELISQSGLGQD; encoded by the coding sequence ATGCCCGAACGACAATTGCGCATCCTGTTGGTGGAAGATCACCCGTTCCAACTCCTGGCCATGCAATGCCTGCTCAAGAGTTTCGGTTTCAACCAACTGACCCCTGCTGAAAATGCCGAGCAGGCGATCAAGTTGATGAGAGCAACCGAGGCCCCCTTTGATGTCATGTTATGTGATCAATGCCTGCCCGACCTCACCGGGTTGGAGCTGGTGGAGATCGCCAGCCATGCAGGCTTTGTCAAAAGTGCGGTATTGCTAAGTGGCCTGCCGGCCCTTGAACTGGAATATTTGAAAACCCTTGCCATTCAACGCAACTTGCGTCTGCTGGGGTATTTGACCAAACCCTTGAACAAAGAAGCCTGGATCGAGTTGATCAGCCAATCAGGGCTTGGCCAGGATTAA
- a CDS encoding glutaredoxin family protein: MPPECQLFGTLGCHLCELAEAEIMPLVEHGLLVELVDIADSQALFEAYGLSIPVLRRVDTGAELGWPFDTEQVVTFLI; this comes from the coding sequence ATGCCTCCTGAATGCCAGTTGTTCGGCACCCTGGGCTGCCATCTGTGTGAACTTGCCGAAGCTGAAATCATGCCGTTGGTCGAACACGGGCTGCTGGTCGAGTTGGTGGATATCGCTGATTCACAAGCGCTGTTCGAAGCCTATGGCCTAAGCATTCCGGTGCTGCGCCGGGTCGATACCGGGGCGGAACTGGGCTGGCCGTTCGACACTGAACAGGTGGTCACCTTTCTAATCTAG
- the moaB gene encoding molybdenum cofactor biosynthesis protein B, protein MKAKADAPFVPLNIAVLTVSDTRTLQTDTSGQVFVDRLLAAGHRLAERVLLKDDLYKIRAQVAHWIAEDVVQVVLITGGTGFTGRDSTPEAVSCLLDKQVDGFGELFRQISVADIGTSTVQSRALAGLANGTLVCCLPGSTNAVRTGWDGILAEQLDARHRPCNFVPHLKLAEPCESRG, encoded by the coding sequence ATGAAAGCCAAGGCTGATGCGCCTTTCGTACCTCTTAACATCGCTGTACTGACCGTCAGCGACACCCGCACCCTGCAAACCGACACCTCCGGGCAGGTATTCGTTGACCGCCTGCTCGCGGCCGGCCATCGCCTGGCCGAACGGGTACTGCTCAAAGATGACCTCTACAAAATCCGTGCGCAAGTGGCGCACTGGATCGCCGAGGACGTGGTGCAAGTGGTGCTGATTACCGGCGGTACCGGCTTCACTGGCCGCGACAGCACCCCGGAAGCTGTCAGTTGCCTGCTGGACAAGCAAGTGGACGGGTTTGGCGAGCTGTTCCGGCAGATTTCGGTCGCCGATATTGGCACTTCCACCGTGCAGTCCCGCGCCCTGGCCGGCCTGGCCAATGGCACCCTGGTGTGTTGCCTGCCGGGTTCCACCAATGCGGTGCGTACTGGTTGGGATGGGATTCTCGCCGAGCAACTGGATGCCCGTCATCGTCCGTGCAATTTCGTACCGCACCTCAAACTGGCCGAGCCTTGTGAATCCCGTGGGTAA
- a CDS encoding cation:proton antiporter yields MSVFANLLIILASSLVVIALFRRLQLPPVLGYLCVGLAVGPTALDWVNDSEDLPDLAELGVVFLLFSLGLEFSLSKMLTLRRVVFGLGSLQVLGCSVLLGALLLLMGMSPVAALLLGAGLALSSTAIVSKELTSLGEIFSSHGQNAIGVLLFQDVVAVLLLTLVPVFAGSSEQAWYWALPLTLGKTVVLFLGLLLASRWLLPRLFHEVAASHSAELFVLLALVIVLLTAWLTHLLGLSPALGAFLAGMLLGESHYRHQIEADIRPFRDILLGLFFVSIGMLIDLQLFVSHSLLILGLTLALMLIKGCVVAALVKLRGSDSETAWRSGLALAQGGEFCFALMAQMQLSNMLPGDISSLLLAATFCSMLLTPLLLRAAPAIALRLHRKPNQQVQLEAITALNAELRGHVVICGYGRVGQSIGRFLRREQQAFIALDDDPERVQEAATEDSGVHYGDCRRGALLSAVGLERARLVVIAVDNSDVALTVLKEARRINHKVPILVRTRDDSQLTELKAAGASEVVPELLESSLMLASHAMIMLGLPDQQVRDRVDEVRRNRYRLLHGFYQHTDDSREAPINPD; encoded by the coding sequence ATGTCTGTGTTTGCCAACCTGCTGATCATTCTTGCCTCATCCCTGGTCGTCATTGCACTGTTCCGCCGTCTGCAACTGCCGCCGGTGCTCGGCTACCTGTGCGTGGGCCTGGCCGTCGGGCCAACGGCCCTGGATTGGGTCAATGACAGCGAAGACCTGCCCGACCTCGCCGAACTGGGAGTGGTGTTCCTGCTATTTTCCCTGGGCCTGGAGTTTTCCCTGTCCAAGATGCTCACCCTGCGCCGGGTGGTGTTTGGTCTTGGCAGTCTGCAGGTATTGGGCTGCAGCGTGCTGCTGGGTGCCTTATTGCTATTGATGGGCATGTCGCCAGTGGCCGCGTTGCTGCTGGGGGCCGGGCTGGCACTGTCATCCACCGCCATTGTGAGCAAGGAGTTGACCAGCCTGGGGGAGATTTTCAGCAGCCATGGGCAGAACGCGATTGGCGTGCTGTTGTTCCAGGATGTGGTCGCGGTGCTGCTGCTGACCCTGGTCCCGGTATTTGCCGGCAGCAGCGAGCAGGCCTGGTACTGGGCACTGCCCCTGACCCTGGGCAAGACCGTGGTGTTATTCCTCGGCCTGCTGCTCGCCAGCCGTTGGCTGCTGCCGCGCCTGTTCCATGAAGTGGCCGCCTCACATTCGGCGGAACTGTTCGTGCTACTGGCCCTGGTGATCGTGTTGCTCACCGCCTGGCTCACACACCTGCTGGGCCTGTCGCCGGCCCTCGGCGCGTTCCTGGCGGGCATGCTGCTAGGTGAAAGTCACTACCGGCACCAGATCGAAGCCGATATCCGCCCCTTTCGCGACATCCTGCTGGGGCTGTTTTTTGTCAGTATCGGCATGCTGATCGACCTGCAGTTGTTCGTCAGTCACAGCCTGCTGATCCTCGGGCTGACCCTGGCACTGATGTTGATCAAGGGCTGCGTTGTAGCCGCCCTGGTCAAGCTGCGTGGCAGCGACAGCGAAACCGCCTGGCGCAGCGGCCTGGCCCTGGCCCAGGGCGGCGAGTTCTGCTTTGCACTGATGGCGCAGATGCAACTGAGCAATATGCTGCCAGGCGACATCAGTAGCCTGCTACTGGCCGCCACTTTCTGCTCCATGCTGCTCACGCCCCTGCTATTGCGCGCCGCACCCGCTATCGCGCTGCGCCTGCATCGCAAACCCAACCAACAAGTGCAACTGGAGGCAATCACCGCGCTTAACGCCGAGTTGCGCGGGCATGTAGTGATCTGCGGCTATGGCCGGGTCGGTCAATCCATCGGGCGCTTCCTGCGCCGTGAACAACAGGCGTTCATTGCCCTGGACGATGACCCCGAACGCGTGCAGGAAGCCGCCACCGAGGACAGCGGCGTGCATTATGGTGATTGCCGGCGCGGTGCCCTGCTCAGCGCCGTCGGCCTGGAACGCGCGCGCCTGGTGGTGATTGCCGTAGACAATAGCGACGTGGCCCTGACGGTGCTCAAGGAAGCACGACGGATCAACCATAAAGTGCCGATCCTGGTGCGCACCCGCGACGACAGCCAGTTGACTGAACTGAAAGCCGCCGGCGCCAGTGAAGTGGTGCCGGAGCTACTGGAGTCGAGCCTGATGCTCGCGTCCCACGCGATGATCATGCTCGGCCTGCCCGACCAGCAGGTACGCGACCGGGTCGATGAGGTGCGGCGCAATCGCTACCGTTTGCTCCACGGTTTCTACCAGCACACCGACGACAGCCGTGAAGCCCCGATCAATCCTGACTGA
- a CDS encoding deoxyguanosinetriphosphate triphosphohydrolase: protein MDWPTLLTRERLGKSLHSPEELGRSPFHKDHDRIIFSGAFRRLGRKTQVHPVTSNDHIHTRLTHSLEVSCVGRSLGMRVGETIRSALPDWCDPSDLGMVVQSACLAHDIGNPPFGHSGEDAIRHWFQQAAGRGWLDDMSGAERNDFLNFEGNAQGFRVLTQLEYHQFDGGTRLTYATLGTYLKYPWTARHADSLGYKKHKFGCYQSELPILEQIAQKLGLPQLEEQRWARHPLVYLMEAADDICYALIDLEDGLEMDLLEYAEVESLLLNLVGDDLPETYRQLGPQDSRRRKLAILRGKAIEHLTNAAARAFVEQQPALLAGTLQGDLVEHMHGPAKRCVLNAKDMARKKIFQDKRKTLHEIGAYTTLEILLNTFCGAALEQHGGRTPSFKNRRVLDLLGNSAPHPDWPLHRSFLRMIDFIAGMTDSYASEMAREMTGRSHPQ from the coding sequence TTGGATTGGCCTACCCTGCTTACCCGCGAACGCCTTGGAAAATCCCTGCACAGCCCGGAAGAACTGGGCCGCAGCCCGTTTCACAAAGACCATGACCGGATCATCTTCTCCGGCGCCTTTCGCCGCCTGGGCCGCAAGACCCAGGTTCATCCGGTGACCAGCAATGATCATATCCACACACGGCTCACCCACTCGCTGGAAGTCAGTTGCGTGGGTCGCTCCCTGGGTATGCGCGTCGGCGAGACCATTCGCAGCGCCCTGCCCGACTGGTGCGACCCCAGTGACCTGGGGATGGTGGTGCAATCGGCGTGCCTGGCCCACGATATCGGCAACCCGCCGTTCGGCCATTCTGGCGAAGATGCAATTCGCCACTGGTTCCAGCAGGCGGCAGGCCGTGGCTGGCTGGACGACATGAGCGGCGCCGAGCGCAATGACTTCCTCAACTTCGAAGGCAACGCGCAAGGGTTCCGAGTGCTGACGCAATTGGAGTACCACCAGTTCGACGGCGGCACACGCCTGACCTACGCCACCCTGGGCACTTACCTCAAGTACCCCTGGACCGCCCGTCACGCCGACTCCCTGGGCTACAAGAAACACAAGTTCGGCTGCTACCAGAGCGAGTTGCCGATCCTTGAACAGATCGCCCAGAAACTCGGCCTGCCACAGCTCGAAGAACAACGCTGGGCGCGCCACCCGCTGGTCTACCTGATGGAGGCCGCCGACGACATCTGCTACGCCTTGATCGATCTGGAAGATGGCCTGGAAATGGACTTGCTGGAGTATGCCGAGGTCGAGTCACTGCTGTTGAACCTGGTAGGCGATGACCTGCCTGAAACCTACCGGCAACTGGGCCCCCAGGATTCCCGGCGGCGCAAACTCGCGATTCTGCGTGGCAAGGCGATCGAGCACCTGACCAACGCCGCCGCACGGGCGTTCGTCGAACAACAGCCAGCGCTGCTGGCCGGAACCCTGCAAGGCGACCTGGTGGAGCATATGCATGGCCCGGCAAAACGTTGTGTACTGAATGCCAAGGACATGGCGCGCAAGAAAATCTTCCAGGACAAGCGCAAGACACTGCATGAGATCGGCGCCTACACCACCCTGGAGATCCTCCTGAACACCTTTTGTGGCGCTGCCCTGGAACAACATGGCGGCCGTACCCCGTCCTTCAAGAATCGACGCGTCCTCGATTTGCTGGGTAATAGCGCCCCCCATCCTGATTGGCCGCTGCACCGCTCATTCCTGCGCATGATCGACTTCATCGCCGGCATGACCGACAGCTACGCCAGCGAAATGGCACGGGAGATGACTGGGCGTTCGCACCCTCAATGA
- a CDS encoding pseudouridine synthase encodes MSDTGFSAAQNQASTLYLPPGPWATVLDCLCEHFRAIGREQWLDRIARGRVLDGNGQPIAVDLAYKEGLRIHYFREVPDEKPIPVQETILYADEHLVVADKPHFLPVTPAGEYVEQTLLRRLIRRLDNPSLVPLHRIDRHTAGLVLFSANPQSRSAYQQLFPTRQIDKFYEAIAPALPALTFPLVHKSRLVEGEPFFRMQEGPGVSNTETAVQVREKNGDLWRYGLFPVTGKKHQLRVHMTALGASICNDPFYPEVIKDAVDDYANPLKLLAQGVRFIDPVTGEERSFSSRIVLEW; translated from the coding sequence ATGTCCGATACCGGTTTTTCCGCTGCCCAGAACCAAGCCAGTACGCTGTACCTGCCGCCTGGCCCCTGGGCGACGGTGCTCGATTGCCTGTGCGAGCACTTTCGCGCGATCGGCCGCGAACAGTGGCTGGACCGCATCGCCCGTGGCCGGGTGCTGGATGGCAATGGCCAGCCCATCGCCGTGGACCTGGCCTACAAGGAAGGTTTGCGCATCCACTACTTCCGCGAAGTGCCGGATGAAAAGCCGATCCCGGTGCAGGAGACCATCCTGTACGCCGATGAGCATCTGGTGGTGGCCGACAAGCCACACTTCCTGCCAGTGACCCCAGCCGGTGAGTATGTCGAGCAGACATTGCTGCGCCGCCTGATTCGTCGCCTGGACAACCCGTCCCTGGTGCCGTTGCATCGTATTGATCGCCATACCGCCGGGCTGGTGCTGTTCTCTGCCAACCCGCAAAGCCGCTCGGCCTATCAACAACTGTTCCCCACCCGCCAGATCGACAAGTTCTACGAAGCCATTGCGCCGGCCTTGCCTGCACTGACATTTCCGCTGGTGCACAAGAGCCGCCTGGTGGAGGGCGAACCGTTCTTCCGCATGCAGGAAGGGCCAGGTGTGAGCAACACTGAAACCGCAGTGCAGGTTCGCGAAAAAAACGGCGACCTGTGGCGCTACGGCCTGTTTCCGGTGACGGGCAAGAAGCATCAACTGCGGGTGCACATGACGGCGCTGGGCGCGAGCATCTGCAATGATCCGTTTTACCCCGAGGTCATCAAGGATGCCGTGGATGATTATGCCAACCCGCTCAAGTTGCTGGCCCAGGGCGTACGGTTTATTGACCCGGTGACGGGCGAGGAGCGCAGTTTCAGCAGTAGGATCGTGCTTGAGTGGTGA